The proteins below are encoded in one region of Aquisphaera giovannonii:
- a CDS encoding MotA/TolQ/ExbB proton channel family protein codes for MRLGAASNRCLRVLALSFGMAAATAGPTAAFAEEPAQAAQQRESGPATVAERRPQADPFDPNLLARQAARAFLAAASWYRTTPPGERMTWGGLSASAVLGAWVLLERLFRLRRKRIVPAEFAARFLDRLNEGRLDGGKALDYCEMNPSPAARVALAAVRRWGRPVADLERAVTLAGRVEADRLRRNVGTLRRIAVLAPLIGLLGSLLALGRVLAGDVSATWGAGLASALTPLTLGVGLATLALVAYDALAVRIERLAGALDRLGAETIDAIAMARPSPAPLLSVEPPGPRSYEPHPGHGSSAGGDRSPHQAQGVRRHAADGPRRTAVDHEIGF; via the coding sequence ATGCGATTAGGAGCGGCCTCGAATCGATGCCTGCGGGTCCTCGCGTTGTCGTTCGGGATGGCCGCGGCGACGGCCGGCCCGACGGCGGCCTTCGCCGAGGAGCCGGCGCAGGCCGCGCAGCAGCGCGAGTCGGGGCCCGCGACCGTCGCCGAGAGGCGGCCGCAGGCGGATCCCTTCGACCCGAATCTGCTGGCACGACAGGCGGCCAGGGCCTTCCTCGCCGCGGCGTCGTGGTACCGGACCACGCCTCCCGGCGAGCGGATGACCTGGGGCGGGCTCTCCGCCTCCGCGGTCCTCGGCGCGTGGGTCTTGCTGGAGCGGCTGTTTCGCTTGCGGCGCAAGCGGATCGTACCCGCAGAGTTCGCGGCCCGGTTCCTGGATCGCCTCAACGAGGGCCGGCTGGACGGCGGCAAGGCGCTGGACTATTGCGAGATGAACCCGAGCCCCGCGGCCCGCGTGGCGCTCGCCGCGGTCCGCCGGTGGGGCCGGCCGGTGGCCGACCTCGAGCGGGCCGTCACGCTCGCGGGGCGCGTCGAGGCCGATCGCCTGAGGCGCAACGTCGGGACGCTCCGGCGGATCGCGGTGCTGGCGCCGCTGATCGGCCTGCTCGGCTCCCTCCTCGCCCTCGGCCGGGTGCTCGCGGGGGATGTGTCCGCGACATGGGGCGCCGGGCTCGCCTCGGCGTTGACGCCGCTGACCCTGGGCGTGGGGCTCGCGACGCTCGCCCTGGTGGCCTACGACGCCCTCGCCGTCAGGATCGAGCGGCTCGCCGGCGCCCTCGACCGCCTCGGCGCCGAGACCATCGACGCGATCGCGATGGCCAGGCCCTCGCCGGCGCCGCTGCTGTCCGTCGAGCCGCCGGGGCCGCGATCGTACGAGCCGCATCCGGGGCACGGATCCTCCGCCGGCGGCGATCGCTCTCCGCACCAGGCGCAAGGCGTGCGTCGCCATGCAGCCGATGGCCCGCGTAGGACGGCGGTCGATCACGAGATCGGATTCTGA
- a CDS encoding ABC transporter permease, whose amino-acid sequence MIVAANVANAVEQLWTHRLRSLLTVLGVVIAVTSTITVVGVIQGFTRYVSEFLQGLGTNAMWVWPERPAGEAGKRLGRIELDGRDVDAIELWCPAVRRASPLIRPPDALVQAGRDQAKVPLEGVSAEYHAIRNFAVDAGRPFSVVDIEQGHHVCILGREVLRKLNLDDGILGGAILVGQRRFRVVGILGEKGSFLGNSQDNVVLVPYTMALKMYPAFRRKMAVTAQAVTEKSVPEARAQIVNLLRRRHGLSANQPNDFNVLTQDEILETFNSLSLVATAVLAGIVGISLVVGGIGIMNVMLVSVTERTREIGLRKAVGARRRDILVQFLTESMCLSGLGGATGIGLGYGLCALASLHPSMVDVVVPPWAVGLGFGISAGTGVVFGLIPAVKAALLNPIDALRHE is encoded by the coding sequence GTGATCGTCGCCGCCAACGTCGCCAACGCCGTGGAGCAGCTCTGGACGCACCGCCTGCGCTCGCTGCTGACCGTCCTGGGCGTCGTCATCGCGGTCACCTCCACGATCACCGTCGTCGGGGTGATCCAGGGCTTCACCCGATACGTCTCCGAATTCCTCCAGGGCCTGGGGACGAACGCCATGTGGGTCTGGCCGGAGCGGCCGGCCGGCGAGGCCGGCAAGCGCCTGGGGCGGATCGAGCTGGACGGGCGCGACGTCGACGCGATCGAGCTGTGGTGCCCGGCCGTCCGCCGGGCCTCCCCGCTGATCCGGCCGCCGGACGCGCTGGTGCAGGCCGGGCGGGACCAGGCGAAGGTCCCCCTCGAGGGCGTCTCCGCCGAGTATCACGCCATCCGCAATTTCGCGGTGGACGCGGGCAGGCCGTTCTCCGTGGTGGACATCGAGCAGGGGCACCACGTCTGCATCCTGGGGCGGGAGGTGCTCCGCAAGCTGAACCTGGACGACGGAATCCTCGGCGGGGCGATCCTCGTCGGGCAGCGGCGGTTCCGCGTCGTCGGCATCCTTGGCGAGAAGGGCAGCTTCCTCGGCAACAGCCAGGACAACGTCGTGCTGGTCCCGTATACGATGGCCCTGAAGATGTACCCCGCCTTCCGCCGCAAGATGGCCGTGACCGCGCAGGCCGTGACCGAGAAGTCCGTCCCCGAGGCCCGGGCCCAGATCGTCAACCTCCTGAGGCGGCGGCACGGCCTGTCGGCGAACCAGCCTAACGACTTCAACGTCCTCACGCAGGACGAGATCCTCGAGACGTTCAACAGCCTCAGCCTGGTGGCGACGGCGGTGCTCGCGGGGATCGTCGGGATCTCGCTGGTGGTGGGCGGGATCGGCATCATGAACGTGATGCTGGTGAGCGTGACCGAGAGGACCCGGGAGATCGGCCTCCGGAAGGCGGTCGGCGCGCGGCGGCGGGACATCCTGGTCCAGTTCCTGACCGAGTCCATGTGCCTGAGCGGGCTCGGCGGCGCGACGGGGATCGGCCTCGGCTACGGGCTCTGCGCCCTGGCCAGCCTCCACCCGAGCATGGTCGACGTCGTCGTGCCGCCGTGGGCGGTGGGGCTCGGCTTCGGGATCTCGGCCGGCACGGGCGTGGTCTTCGGCCTGATCCCGGCCGTCAAGGCGGCGCTCCTGAACCCGATCGACGCCCTGCGGCACGAGTGA
- a CDS encoding ABC transporter ATP-binding protein: MCRDATHHDDPRPAIIELEGITKAYPMGEQTVHALRGVDLTVRENDLVAIMGPSGSGKSTLMNIVGCLDVPTSGRYLLDGRDVAGLSQSALAAVRGRRIGFVFQTFELLPRQTAARNVELPLIYSGTSAVERRRRGAEVLERVGLGDRMGHRPNQMSGGQRQRVAIARALVQRPALLLADEPTGNLDTRTGEEILDLFADLHGEGQTIVIVTHEPDIAARCRRIVRIRDGRVESDEENAP; the protein is encoded by the coding sequence ATGTGCCGCGACGCGACGCACCACGACGATCCCCGCCCGGCGATTATCGAGCTGGAGGGGATCACCAAGGCCTATCCCATGGGGGAGCAGACGGTCCACGCGCTGCGGGGCGTGGACCTGACGGTCCGGGAGAACGACCTGGTCGCGATCATGGGGCCCTCCGGCTCCGGCAAGTCCACGCTCATGAACATCGTCGGCTGCCTCGACGTCCCGACCTCCGGGCGGTACCTGCTCGACGGCCGCGACGTCGCCGGCCTGTCGCAGTCCGCGCTGGCGGCGGTTCGGGGCCGGCGGATCGGATTCGTCTTCCAGACGTTCGAGCTGCTCCCCCGCCAGACGGCGGCCCGGAACGTCGAGCTGCCGCTGATCTACTCCGGGACCTCGGCCGTCGAGCGTCGCCGCCGCGGCGCCGAGGTGCTGGAGCGGGTGGGGCTCGGCGATCGGATGGGGCATCGGCCCAACCAGATGTCGGGCGGCCAGCGGCAGCGCGTGGCGATCGCCCGGGCGCTCGTCCAGCGGCCCGCGCTCCTGCTGGCGGACGAGCCGACGGGGAACCTGGATACCCGGACGGGGGAGGAGATCCTCGACCTCTTCGCCGACCTGCACGGCGAAGGGCAGACGATCGTCATCGTCACCCACGAGCCCGACATCGCCGCCCGCTGCCGGCGGATCGTGAGGATCCGTGACGGGCGCGTCGAGAGCGACGAGGAGAACGCCCCGTGA
- a CDS encoding efflux RND transporter periplasmic adaptor subunit has translation MLRKTLIAVGLGLLLLTLFAANRRREPGAVDLDWRVLREPPRKVLAEPATRGPIVQTVTAPGKVESVEEAEVASQLIGRVVAVYVEEGDVVLRNDPLVELDATDAKARLDSACARIAKLTAAITQAESELAKAERDVDQFSKLRVRGFASPTERADAVTLLEKARAALAMSRNELREAEAMRRSSDEELRRTLIVAPMDGVVSNLNVDEGEIVIAGTTNLPGSVLMKVSAMGRMRVRADVDETDVLSLRRGQPAQAYLLASQLQPLAGRVETVAPQGKASKDDVVNFETLIAIDAPAQTSTSGEDHRLRPGMTATVEVEVRRSDDAISVPAQAVVHRRRKDLPDTPAVRSWAERNARSPGEKARDAELRYVKLVFVLDGGVARARPVETGLSDERRVEILSGLEPEDRVIVGPFRALDELKDGAAVVPVASATELETTG, from the coding sequence ATGTTGCGAAAGACACTGATAGCGGTCGGGCTGGGGCTCCTCCTCCTGACTCTCTTCGCGGCCAACAGGAGGCGTGAGCCCGGCGCCGTGGACCTGGACTGGAGGGTCCTCCGCGAGCCCCCGCGCAAGGTGCTGGCCGAGCCCGCGACGCGCGGGCCGATCGTCCAGACGGTCACGGCGCCGGGGAAGGTCGAGTCCGTGGAGGAGGCGGAGGTCGCCTCGCAGCTCATCGGGCGGGTGGTCGCCGTCTACGTCGAGGAGGGGGACGTCGTGCTCCGCAACGATCCCCTCGTGGAGCTGGACGCGACCGATGCGAAGGCCCGCCTGGACTCGGCGTGCGCCCGGATCGCCAAGCTCACGGCGGCGATCACGCAGGCCGAGTCGGAGCTCGCCAAGGCGGAGCGCGACGTCGATCAGTTCTCCAAGCTCCGCGTCCGCGGATTCGCCTCGCCCACCGAGCGCGCCGACGCCGTCACCCTCCTGGAGAAGGCCAGGGCGGCGCTCGCCATGAGCCGCAACGAGCTCAGGGAGGCCGAGGCCATGCGTCGGAGCAGCGACGAGGAGCTGAGGCGTACCCTGATCGTCGCCCCCATGGACGGCGTCGTCTCGAACCTGAACGTGGACGAGGGGGAGATCGTCATCGCGGGCACCACCAACCTCCCCGGCTCGGTCCTGATGAAGGTCAGCGCCATGGGCCGCATGAGGGTGCGGGCCGACGTCGACGAGACCGACGTGCTGAGCCTGCGGCGGGGGCAGCCGGCGCAGGCCTACCTGCTAGCGTCGCAGCTCCAGCCGCTGGCCGGCCGCGTGGAGACCGTGGCGCCCCAGGGCAAGGCCAGCAAGGACGACGTCGTGAACTTCGAGACGCTGATCGCCATCGACGCGCCGGCGCAGACCTCGACGAGCGGCGAGGACCACCGCCTGCGCCCCGGGATGACCGCGACGGTGGAAGTCGAGGTCCGCCGCTCCGACGACGCGATCAGCGTGCCGGCCCAGGCCGTCGTCCACCGCCGCCGCAAGGACCTGCCGGACACGCCGGCCGTCCGGAGCTGGGCCGAGCGCAATGCCCGGTCGCCCGGCGAGAAGGCGCGGGATGCGGAGCTGCGCTACGTCAAGCTGGTCTTCGTGCTCGACGGGGGCGTCGCCCGGGCCCGGCCGGTGGAGACCGGACTCAGCGACGAGCGACGCGTCGAGATCCTCTCCGGACTGGAGCCCGAGGACCGCGTCATCGTCGGGCCCTTCCGGGCGCTCGATGAGCTCAAGGACGGCGCGGCGGTCGTGCCGGTCGCGTCCGCAACGGAACTCGAGACGACGGGTTGA
- a CDS encoding NYN domain-containing protein, with product MSKTERERSLAVFIDLENLAMGFQGHRKIRFEVGKVLERLVEKGKLLVKKAYADWSRYPSYTAPFHESAIELIEIPKRSQTGKNSADIRLVVDAMDLAWSKPHVDTFVIVSGDSDFSPLVSKLKENGKHVIGLGMKGSTSELLRDNCDEFIYYEDLERQEENEQRLATNLNSYLPPSLNEKQREVFSLLVEACNALRRENHEVLYASMIKDTMKRKKPSFDESYYGYRSFTHLMEDADNLALVDIERNPKSGTYVVTRICGEGEDRSPGTIAARPSDSADSRPASRSGRGRSGNEGQGGGHRR from the coding sequence ATGTCCAAGACCGAGCGCGAACGCAGCCTCGCCGTATTCATCGACCTGGAGAACCTCGCGATGGGGTTCCAGGGACACCGCAAGATCCGGTTCGAGGTCGGGAAGGTCCTCGAGCGCCTGGTGGAGAAGGGGAAGCTGCTCGTCAAGAAGGCCTATGCGGACTGGAGCCGCTACCCCAGTTACACGGCGCCGTTCCACGAGTCGGCCATCGAGCTGATCGAGATCCCGAAGCGTTCGCAGACCGGCAAGAACTCCGCGGACATCCGGCTCGTCGTGGACGCCATGGACCTGGCGTGGAGCAAGCCCCACGTCGACACCTTCGTGATCGTCTCCGGGGATTCGGACTTCTCGCCGCTCGTCTCGAAGCTGAAGGAGAACGGCAAGCACGTCATCGGCCTGGGGATGAAGGGCTCGACCTCCGAGCTCCTCCGCGACAACTGCGACGAGTTCATCTACTACGAGGACCTCGAGCGGCAGGAGGAGAACGAGCAGCGGCTGGCCACGAACCTGAACTCGTACCTGCCGCCCTCGCTGAACGAGAAGCAGCGCGAGGTCTTCAGCCTGCTCGTCGAGGCGTGCAATGCGCTCCGACGCGAGAACCACGAAGTCCTCTACGCCTCGATGATCAAGGACACGATGAAGCGGAAGAAGCCGTCCTTCGACGAGAGCTACTACGGCTACCGCAGCTTCACGCACCTGATGGAGGACGCGGACAACCTCGCCCTCGTGGACATCGAGCGCAACCCCAAGAGCGGCACGTACGTGGTCACCCGGATCTGCGGCGAAGGCGAGGACCGCTCACCCGGGACGATCGCCGCCCGCCCGTCGGATTCGGCGGACTCGCGCCCCGCCTCCAGGTCCGGCCGGGGCCGGTCGGGGAACGAAGGCCAGGGCGGCGGCCATCGCCGCTGA
- a CDS encoding retropepsin-like aspartic protease family protein — translation MFASQLVPRLAIAASLLLAAQAAAQGPPAPAANDPAQSSPEEALKGQSLKKSGAAWILPDEASILKDLRDARELYRRVEQGMAGQQQFEIEAQRQKMEMTQLRTQSSLLQQQVEHYDQQLEQMGSSVAGNPLFNYQRDELSQERNRIVGALNQVNNRLNQLDKEDRDRDKNRDSDPSLLLNAEVAEAREKYMQSIYDLRKAVDALRDKYAELAKKPEVTQALDALSASSRSKQRLGPSKPLLEAIKFLEKAEGSVKSESIELHREGGVFHVYATLNKVPTKMVFDTGAGLTTLSAKLAQKIGVKSSPTDQDVELKTADGTLIKTKVQMIPSVRVGKFNVPNVECAVMPEDKGDIDPLLGQSFFKHFKVEFRPDAGRLSLKRLETESDNGAKGVAGSGNEFNSDPPASTKATDKASPRSRRPTRTTRPTPRGRRPATPKGDMPADPATGNSSPN, via the coding sequence ATGTTCGCTTCTCAACTCGTCCCCCGTCTCGCCATCGCCGCTTCGCTCCTGCTCGCCGCCCAGGCCGCGGCCCAGGGTCCGCCGGCGCCCGCCGCGAACGATCCCGCCCAGTCGAGCCCCGAGGAGGCCCTGAAGGGCCAGTCGCTGAAGAAATCCGGGGCGGCCTGGATCCTCCCCGACGAGGCGTCCATCCTCAAGGACCTGCGCGATGCCCGCGAGCTGTACCGTCGCGTCGAGCAGGGCATGGCAGGTCAGCAGCAATTCGAGATAGAAGCCCAGCGGCAGAAGATGGAGATGACGCAGCTCCGCACCCAGAGCTCCCTGCTCCAGCAGCAGGTCGAGCACTACGATCAGCAGCTCGAACAGATGGGCTCCTCGGTCGCCGGGAATCCGCTCTTCAACTACCAGCGGGATGAGCTGAGTCAGGAGAGGAATCGGATCGTCGGCGCGTTGAACCAGGTCAACAACCGGCTGAACCAGCTCGACAAGGAAGACCGGGACCGGGACAAGAACCGCGACAGCGACCCCTCGCTCCTGCTCAACGCCGAGGTCGCGGAGGCACGCGAGAAATACATGCAGTCGATCTACGACCTCCGCAAGGCCGTGGATGCATTACGCGACAAATATGCCGAACTGGCGAAGAAGCCGGAAGTGACGCAGGCCCTCGACGCCCTGTCCGCCTCGTCGAGGTCGAAGCAGCGACTCGGCCCGTCGAAGCCCCTGCTGGAAGCCATCAAGTTCCTGGAGAAGGCCGAGGGCTCGGTCAAGAGCGAGTCGATCGAGCTGCACAGGGAGGGCGGCGTCTTCCACGTCTACGCCACCTTGAACAAGGTGCCGACGAAGATGGTCTTCGACACCGGGGCGGGCCTCACGACCCTCTCGGCGAAGCTGGCCCAGAAGATCGGCGTGAAGTCCAGCCCGACCGACCAGGACGTCGAATTGAAGACGGCCGACGGGACCCTCATCAAGACGAAGGTCCAGATGATCCCGTCGGTCCGGGTCGGCAAGTTTAACGTCCCCAACGTGGAGTGCGCCGTCATGCCCGAGGACAAGGGCGACATCGACCCGCTCCTCGGCCAGAGCTTCTTCAAGCACTTCAAGGTCGAGTTCCGCCCCGACGCCGGCCGCCTCAGCCTCAAACGGCTGGAGACCGAATCCGACAACGGGGCGAAGGGCGTGGCCGGCTCCGGCAACGAGTTCAACTCGGACCCGCCCGCGAGCACGAAGGCCACGGACAAGGCGAGCCCCAGGTCGCGTCGACCGACCCGGACGACCAGGCCGACTCCCCGGGGCAGGCGGCCCGCGACACCCAAAGGCGACATGCCGGCCGATCCCGCGACGGGCAATTCATCGCCCAACTGA